Genomic segment of Sodaliphilus pleomorphus:
ACACATGTTTATAATGCTTTTTTGATTGCTTACGAAAAGAGAAAAAGAATGCACATTAGAACGTTTATGATTGTTGATAATGAAGAAACTGTTGTATCTATTATATTACGGTCTATACTTGACGGTAAAATATGTTGTCAGGGAATATGATGCTGAAGCGGCTAATGGGGATATTGCGTTGATACTCACTACACTTTTGATAGCTGTGCTTCTCAGTCTCATGCGAATACTCTCATTGTTTTTTGTTTTGCCCAGTTATATTTTCAAAATTTATATTTTTCTTGTGGCGTTTGTTTCATTGTGGTTCTATCCCAAAATTATACCCGTCATGAAACGGCATCATGAAGGGGTGGTCAATGCTTTTGTCGCTTACTCGAAGTGGCAAAAAGTGGCCTTGTGTATCGTGACGAATATTGTCTGGCTACTGATTGCGTACTATGGGTGGATTAGTGTGTTTGACAGGTAAAGATGAGGTGCTTATTGGGCCTTTTTACGACCCAGTGCCCTACGACGTCGTGCTTGATCGTGTGCTGCATGCTATCGGCCTGAAGTGAAGGTGGCTTTCACTGCCCGTCTGTGCGCCAGCCCTGCCGCACTGCCCATTGGCGCCTCAGTTTGGAAATGTGGTGCCGTGATGGCCATGACTGGTTGAATCTGCCGGTGAGGTATGAAAAACCTTGTGCGAGTGCGATTTTTGCGAAATTGTTGAGGAGGATTGGGAAAAAAGTGCTAATTTTACAAGCTTTGTTTAATATGGACGGGTATCGCCTGAACCCTATTAAATAAATTAACTAAAAAAGATTAACCGGGCGGGTGTCGCGCTGTGCCTGCATCGCAGCGCGCCCCCGCGACTTGAGGCATGATCGACAAACAAAAGCTTGCTACAAACAAACTTGCTACAAACAAAAATACAACACATAATAATATTTTTTTCTATATGAGAAGCATACTCTTTTTTCTACTCACGCTGTTGCTGAGCGTGCCGGCCATGGCTGGCACCGGCCTGCAAGGCGTGGTGATTGACGCCAGGACCAGCCAGCCTGTGGCGGGAGCCACGGTGATGCTCGACGAGCAGGGCCTCACTGCCACCACCGGGCCCGGCGGCGACTTCCTGATCGAGGGAGCCAAGGCTGGCAGCGACCGCCTGCTCATCATGGGCTACGGCTACAAGGACTATGCCCAGGATGTTGTGCTCACGGCTGGTGTGGTCGCCAACCTGGGCGTGATCAAGATCAGCGACAACGCCTTTGTGAGCCGTGCTCAACAGAGCATCAACGAGGCCAACCACGAGATCCAGCTCACCGAGTCGCAGCTCGAGGACGAGGAAGGCAACACCCAGGCCGTGGCCACCCTCACGGGTGCCAACGACAACCCCTTCTACCAGGCAGCGAGCTTCGGGTGGAGCATCATGCGCTTCCGTGTGCGCGGCTACAACTCGGAGTACACCAACACCTACATCAACGGTGTGAACTTCAACGACGCAGCCCGCGGCCGCTTCAACTACTCGATGCTGGGCGGCTTGAACCAGGCCTTCAAGAGCAAGTCGATAGGGCTGGGGCTTGAGGTGAACAACTTTGCCTTTGGCGGCGTGGGCGGTGCCAACAACATCAACACCCTTGCCCGTGACTATGCCCCGGGCCTGCGCGGCAGCGTGGCCTATACCAACGGCAACTACCGCTGGCGCGGCATGGTCACCTACAGCACTGGCCTCATGCCCAACGGCTGGGCGCTCACCCTGAGCGCGGTGGGCCGCTATGCCGACGAGGGCGTGATACCAGGCTCGTTCTACAAGAGCTGGGGCTACTTCCTCTCGGTATCTAAAGACCTCAACGCGAGCCACACACTCTCGCTGGTGACCTTCGGGGCACCCACGCGCCGCGCCAGCAACTCGGCCACCTACAAAGAGGCCTACGAGCTGGCTGGCAGCAACCTCTACAACAGCAACTGGGGCTGGCAGCAAGGCAAGAAGCGCAACGCCCGCACCGTCGAGGCCTTCGACCCCACGGTGATACTCAACTGGCTGTGGAAACCCAAGATGGGCACCACGCTCAACACCGGCGTGTCGTTTCACAAGTCCTACTACTCGTCGTCGGCCCTCAACTGGCACAATGCTGCCGACCCGCGCCCCGACTACTACCGCTACCTGCCCAGCTACTACACCGACGAGGCCACCCACGCGCTCTACTACAACAACTGGACCATGGGCGGCGACTCCTATCGGCAAATCAACTGGGACAAGCTGTACCAGACCAACTACTTGAACACGACCATAGCCGACCAGACCGGCGTGGAGAACGGCTCTACCTATATCATCGAGAAGCGCCACAGCAACCAGGCCAGCTGGACGTTGAGCTCCAACCTCAACACCCGCCTGAGCGAGCAACTCACCCTGCAGGCCGGCTACGATGCCAACTACACCCGCTCGAGCTACTACAAGACCATCGACGACCTGCTGGGGGGCCGCTACTGGCTCGACGTGGACAACTACTCGGAGCGCGACTTCCCCGGCGACCACAACACGCCGCAAAACGACCTGCGCAACCCCAACCGCAAGGTGGGTGTTGACGACCGCTTCGGCTATGACTACGACATCAACCAGTACTCGAGCAGCCTGTGGGTGCAAAACGTGTGGAACTTCGCCCGCTGGGACGTGAGCTATAGCGCCACGGGCAGCTACACCACCTATCAGCGCGACGGCAACATGCAGAACGGCCGCGCTCCCGAGCACTCCTATGGCAAGGGCGCGCACCACAACTTCTGGAACTGGGGCCTGAAGGGCAGCATCGACTACAAGCTCGACGGCCACAACACCTTTGTGGCACATGCCTACTATGGCACCAAGGCCCCGCTCAGCTACAACGCCTATGTGAGCCCCCGCGTGAAAGACGACGTGATTGCCCACCTCAAGAGCGAGCGCATAGCCAGTGCCGACGTGGGCTACTCGTGGAACTTCCGCACGCTGCGCGGCGTGATCACAGCCTTCTACACCGACATGCAGAAGGGCACCGAGCGCACCTCCTTCTACGACGACCTCAACAGCACCTTCATGAACTATGCCCTCACCGATGTGCACAAGGTGTTTAAGGGCGTGGAGCTGGGACTGAGCTGGAAGATGACCGATCGCGTGACCTTCAACGCAGCCATGAACCTGGCCCGCTACCAGTACAAGAACCGTCCCACCGGCACCCGCAGCTTTGAAAACGGCTCTGAAGCCGATATCACCAAGACGGTGTACTTGAAAAACTTCTATGTGAGCGGCACCCCGCAAGAGTGCTACACCATAGGCTTCAACTATGCCGCGCCGCACATGTGGTTCTTTGAGGTGAACGGCTCCTGGATGAACCGCAGCTATATCGAGCTCTCGCCGGTGCGCCACGAGAGCATCGACGAGTTGTGGAAGATTGCCGACAGCCAAGAGGCCCTGCAAAACAAAATCAACGAGATCACCCGGCAGGACAAGCTCAACGAGGCCCTCGTGATCAACATGAGCATAGGCAAGCTCATCTACTTGAGCCGCAGTAGCTCGCTCAACATCAACCTGAACCTCAGCAACCTGCTCGACAACAAGAATATCCAGACGGGCGGCTACCAGCAGGGACGCTTCGACTACAAGAACTACGACATGTCGAAGTACCCCAACAAGTACTACTATGCCCAAGGCTTCAAGATGTATCTCAACCTGGGTGTGCGCTTCTGATGCGGCATGCGGCAGTTGGATTCAACTTTTTTACAACAACGACAACAAAAACCAACAACGACAATAAAACACATTATATGAGACGTTACTTTTTATATCTCTCGATGATATTGCTGGCCACCGGCCTGCTGGCCAGCTGCAACGACGACTTCGACACTCCGCCCATGGTTGTGCCCACGGCCCAGGACAAGCCCAACACGACCATCGCCGACTTCAAGGCCAAATACTGGAAAGACGCGGTCAACTATATCGATACCGTGAAAGACGATATCGTGATACACGGCTATGTGACCAGCAGCGACGAGACGGGCAACATCTACAAGAGCCTCTACATCCAGGACGAGACCGGCGGGCTCACCATCAGCGTGAACCAGAACAGCCTCTACAACACCTACCGTGTGGGACAGGAAATCGTGATACCCATGAAGGGCGCCTGGATAGGCAAGTACAACGGCCAGCAGCAGCTGGGCTATCCGCAATACTACCAGCAGGGCGGCGTGTGGGAAGCCACCTTCCTGCCCCAGGACACCTGGGAGGGCATGGCACAGCTCAACGGCCTGCCCAACATGGCCAAGGTCGACACCATGACGGTGAAAATAAGCGACCTCAAGACCGACAAGGCCTCGCTGCTCAAGTATCAAGGCCGGCTGGTGAAACTGCAGAACGTGAAATTTGAGGCAGCCAACGGCGAGCTCACCTATGCCGAGGCTGGTGCCACCACCAACCGCAACCTGGTCGATAACCAGGGCAACACCATCGTGATGCGCAACAGCAACTATGCCACCTTCCGCAACGACATCCTGCCCTTGGGCAGCGGCGACGTGGTGGGCCTGCTCTACTACTACAACACGCACAACGGCAGCGCAGGCACCTGGCAGCTCTACATACGCAGCACCAGCGATGTGATAGGTTTCTCGACCAGCACCAAGGGCCTGCTCAAAGACCCCTATAGCATCGCCGAGGCCATCTCGCTCCAAAACCAGGGCAAGAGCGGCTGGGTGAGCGGCTATGTGGTGGGCGCCGTGGCCCCCGAGGTGACCAGCGTGAAAAGCAACAGCGACATCGAGTGGAAGGCTCCCACCACCCTCGACAACACGCTCGTGATTGCCGACGACCCCAACTGCACCGATGCAAGCAAGTGCGTGGCCGTGTCGCTGCCGCAAGGCACCCCCTTCCGTGCACAAGCCAACCTGAAGGACAACGAGGCCGTGTACAAGACCAAGATATGGGTCAAGGGCACCATGGCTTCCTACATGAACATGGCCGGCATCACCGGCAACAGCGGTTCGACCGAGGAGTTCAGGCTCAGCGTGGTCACCGGCGGCGAGACCTCGCTCAACGAGGGCTTCGACGGCGGCAAGCTGCCCACGGGCTGGACCGTGGCCACCGTGAGCGGCGACAAGAGCTGGTACGTCACCTTGTTTGACAACAACTACTATGCAGCCATGACGGGCTACAAGGGCACCAATCCGCCATTTGAGTCGTGGCTCATCACGCCGGCACTCGACATCAAGAATGCCAAGAGCAAAGTGCTGAGCTTCCTCTCGCAGGTGAACGGCTACGGCAGCACCACCTCGCGCTTCCAGGTGTATGTGCTCAACAGCACCGACCCGGCCACGGCTACCGTCAAGCAGGAGCTCAACGCCAAGCTCGCCGTGGCGCCTGCCAGCGGCTATAGCGCCTTTGTGGAGAGTGGCGACGTCGATCTGAGCAAGTGGGCCGACGGTAGCTACTACATAGGTTTCCGCTTCTATGCCACCAAGGATGCCAACTATGCCACTTGGTGTGTCGACAACGTGAAATTTGGCCAGGCTGGCACCAAGCCGCAGCCCAGCGGCACCAGCGCCGACCTGAGCACGATGAACGGCGGCCTACCCACGGCCACCTATGGCAACTATACCAGCGCGGCCGGCTGGGCGGCTACCAATGCCAGCCTGCTGCGGGGTGCGGGGCGGCGCTGCCGATGCCAACCCTGTGTTCACCTTCATAGGCACTGCAACGGGGTCGAACAGCGAGTATGCCACGGCTGTCAACCTCAGCGGCAAGACCACGGCAGTGGGCAAGCTGGTGTCGCCAGTGCTGAAGGGCGGCTGTGCCACCCTGAAATTCATCTACGGCTGTGCCTACACCGAGAGAAAGGGCTTGTCGATGCGCGTCGACATCAAGCAGAACGGTGCCGTTGTGAAATCGTTTACCGTGACCAAGGCCGATGCCGTGAAGTACACGGCCTATGACTTCAGCGAGGCGGTGGGCGTGACGGGCGACTTCACCATCGAGTTTACCAACTTGTCGCCCAGCGGGCTCACGACCAACAAAGACCGTGTGGCGGTGTGGAACATCAACTGGACCCAGCCGGCATCGGCTCCACGCCATGCACGACGTTAGTCGGGCGAGATAGCAAGTGAATGAAAAATAATGGGGCTGTACCGCCTGTTGTAGCGGTGCAGCCTCATTACTTTTTTCCCCCTTGTTGTGTTGTGGGCGGCGGTTACTTGCGGCAGAGGGTGACAAAGGTGTAGGGGTAGGGGTTGCGCTCGTCGGCCTCGTGATGCTCCTCGCTGGCGACAGCCCACTGGGCGGCGTCGATGTGCGGAAAGAAGGTGTCGGCCTCGGCAAAGGCGGCCTCGATGCGCGTGAGGTGCAAGGTGCTCACCAGGCCTATGGTGGCTTGGTAGAGGGTGCCGCCACCTAAGATGAAGGCCTCGCCAGGCATCTCGACCATGGCGATGGCCTGGTCGATGCTGTGGGCCACGGTCACCCCTTGGGGGCGGTAGTGGGCATTGCGGGTCACCACGATGTTTTGGCGCCCGGGCAGCGGCCCGCGGGGGAAGGATTCAAAGGTCTTGCGGCCCATGATGATGCTGTGGCCTGTGGTGATGGCCTTGAAGTGCTTGAGGTCGGCCGGCAGGTGGCACAGGAGTTGCCCGTTTCGGCCGATTGCACCGTGGGCGTCGATGGCTACGATAGCCGATAATGTTGTGTCCATTTCATCGATGTTTTTGGGTGTTTTCTTGCAGAATGAGTTGTGGCTCACACCGATACCTGCCCCTTGATGGCGGGGTAGGGGTCGTAGCCCTCGAGCTTGAAGTCGCTGTAGTCGAAGTCGAAGATGCTCTTCACGTCGGGGTTGATGTGCATCACGGGCAGCCGCCGCGGCGTGCGGCTCAGCTGCTCGTGCACCTGGTCGAGGTGGTTGAGGTAGATGTGGGCGTCGCCGAAGGTGTGGATGAAGTCGCCAGGCCGCTTGCCCGTGACCTGTGCCACCATCATGAGCAGCAGGGCATAGCTGGCAATGTTGAAGGGCACGCCTAGAAACAGGTCGGCACTGCGCTGGTAGAGCTGCAGGCTCAAGCGGTCGTCGACGCAGTAGAACTGGAAGAGCGTGTGGCATGGCGGCAGGGCCATGTCGGCCACTTCGGCCACATTCCAGGCGCTCACGATGAGGCGGCGCGAGTCGGGGTTGGTCTTGATGGCCTCGACCACGTTGGCAATTTGGTCGATTGTGCCGCCGTGGTAGTCGGGCCACGAGCGCCACTGGTGGCCGTAGACGGGGCCCAGGTCGCCGTTCTCGTCGGCCCACTCGTTCCATATGCGCACGCCGTGCTCTTGCAGCCAGTGCACGTTGGTATTGCCCTGCAGGAACCACAGCAGTTCGTAGATGATCGACTTGAGGT
This window contains:
- a CDS encoding carboxypeptidase regulatory-like domain-containing protein, with the translated sequence MRSILFFLLTLLLSVPAMAGTGLQGVVIDARTSQPVAGATVMLDEQGLTATTGPGGDFLIEGAKAGSDRLLIMGYGYKDYAQDVVLTAGVVANLGVIKISDNAFVSRAQQSINEANHEIQLTESQLEDEEGNTQAVATLTGANDNPFYQAASFGWSIMRFRVRGYNSEYTNTYINGVNFNDAARGRFNYSMLGGLNQAFKSKSIGLGLEVNNFAFGGVGGANNINTLARDYAPGLRGSVAYTNGNYRWRGMVTYSTGLMPNGWALTLSAVGRYADEGVIPGSFYKSWGYFLSVSKDLNASHTLSLVTFGAPTRRASNSATYKEAYELAGSNLYNSNWGWQQGKKRNARTVEAFDPTVILNWLWKPKMGTTLNTGVSFHKSYYSSSALNWHNAADPRPDYYRYLPSYYTDEATHALYYNNWTMGGDSYRQINWDKLYQTNYLNTTIADQTGVENGSTYIIEKRHSNQASWTLSSNLNTRLSEQLTLQAGYDANYTRSSYYKTIDDLLGGRYWLDVDNYSERDFPGDHNTPQNDLRNPNRKVGVDDRFGYDYDINQYSSSLWVQNVWNFARWDVSYSATGSYTTYQRDGNMQNGRAPEHSYGKGAHHNFWNWGLKGSIDYKLDGHNTFVAHAYYGTKAPLSYNAYVSPRVKDDVIAHLKSERIASADVGYSWNFRTLRGVITAFYTDMQKGTERTSFYDDLNSTFMNYALTDVHKVFKGVELGLSWKMTDRVTFNAAMNLARYQYKNRPTGTRSFENGSEADITKTVYLKNFYVSGTPQECYTIGFNYAAPHMWFFEVNGSWMNRSYIELSPVRHESIDELWKIADSQEALQNKINEITRQDKLNEALVINMSIGKLIYLSRSSSLNINLNLSNLLDNKNIQTGGYQQGRFDYKNYDMSKYPNKYYYAQGFKMYLNLGVRF
- a CDS encoding DUF5689 domain-containing protein codes for the protein MRRYFLYLSMILLATGLLASCNDDFDTPPMVVPTAQDKPNTTIADFKAKYWKDAVNYIDTVKDDIVIHGYVTSSDETGNIYKSLYIQDETGGLTISVNQNSLYNTYRVGQEIVIPMKGAWIGKYNGQQQLGYPQYYQQGGVWEATFLPQDTWEGMAQLNGLPNMAKVDTMTVKISDLKTDKASLLKYQGRLVKLQNVKFEAANGELTYAEAGATTNRNLVDNQGNTIVMRNSNYATFRNDILPLGSGDVVGLLYYYNTHNGSAGTWQLYIRSTSDVIGFSTSTKGLLKDPYSIAEAISLQNQGKSGWVSGYVVGAVAPEVTSVKSNSDIEWKAPTTLDNTLVIADDPNCTDASKCVAVSLPQGTPFRAQANLKDNEAVYKTKIWVKGTMASYMNMAGITGNSGSTEEFRLSVVTGGETSLNEGFDGGKLPTGWTVATVSGDKSWYVTLFDNNYYAAMTGYKGTNPPFESWLITPALDIKNAKSKVLSFLSQVNGYGSTTSRFQVYVLNSTDPATATVKQELNAKLAVAPASGYSAFVESGDVDLSKWADGSYYIGFRFYATKDANYATWCVDNVKFGQAGTKPQPSGTSADLSTMNGGLPTATYGNYTSAAGWAATNASLLRGAGRRCRCQPCVHLHRHCNGVEQRVCHGCQPQRQDHGSGQAGVASAEGRLCHPEIHLRLCLHREKGLVDARRHQAERCRCEIVYRDQGRCREVHGL
- a CDS encoding dihydrofolate reductase, translated to MDTTLSAIVAIDAHGAIGRNGQLLCHLPADLKHFKAITTGHSIIMGRKTFESFPRGPLPGRQNIVVTRNAHYRPQGVTVAHSIDQAIAMVEMPGEAFILGGGTLYQATIGLVSTLHLTRIEAAFAEADTFFPHIDAAQWAVASEEHHEADERNPYPYTFVTLCRK
- a CDS encoding thymidylate synthase codes for the protein MKQYLDLLRHVLDEGTLKHDRTGTGTKSIFGYQLRCNLDDGFPLLTTKKVHLKSIIYELLWFLQGNTNVHWLQEHGVRIWNEWADENGDLGPVYGHQWRSWPDYHGGTIDQIANVVEAIKTNPDSRRLIVSAWNVAEVADMALPPCHTLFQFYCVDDRLSLQLYQRSADLFLGVPFNIASYALLLMMVAQVTGKRPGDFIHTFGDAHIYLNHLDQVHEQLSRTPRRLPVMHINPDVKSIFDFDYSDFKLEGYDPYPAIKGQVSV